ATAGTATTGTAAGAATGGAGATGCACTGTGTTCCATCTCAGGATATTGGAATGATGCTCTACGAGTAGATCCCACAATCTATTTGAACTTatgaatgatagatgatgtCGAGTATTATCATAGATGATCACCTAGTATCTCCCCATTAAAGAAGAATGTCAATAGATGATAGACAATGAACGATATGAGCATGATAAGGTATCATCACAATGTAAATCGGTACTGTACGACCCAGTTCATTATGACATATTACTATACATATGATTTCATATATGACAAAATGCTAGATACTTTCTGAATATATTCTCTAAATTACTACTGTATCTTGGGATGAACGATCaaatgagatgaaattgaataTAACAAATTCAAGAATTCCAAAGACTTTGATAAATACATTTTACAATGCTTCCTCTCCCTGTACCCATTTGATATAGTATCAAAAACCCATACATTTTCTTTGTTTTCTATTTTCTATACAAACAACAAGTAGTAAATGAGGGTCATACCATCTCTCGACTCGAAAACTTATACAACGATCTTGTTCCTATGCATACCCTGCATGAATCTACTCCTGGATCCCACCTTGAGTACTCGGTGAAGCAGTGGCACTTTCGATCTGAGCCGACACTTCAAATGGTAATCTCGTAGCAGCTTCAAGTGCCGCTCTGACTTCGCCTATAGCAATAATGAAATAGATTTGAAATATGTAAGTAAAGATCAAAGAATATCCTTTATTTAGCTGGGTGAGTAGAAGTACTCACCAGCCATCGCATCAATCCCAGCCCACATAGTTCCATAAGCTTCCAACCCTGCCAAAATGACTTTGACATTCGTCAAGAGCGCTTCGACTTCCTCCGATCGGGAATTGGTATATCCGCTGAAGGTGTTTTCAGCTTGGACGGCTAAAGCCAATAGCAAGAAGGCGTAGGCGCCCGTGACGAGACCACACGAACAGAATGGAGGCCATTTGGGACTGTGGATGAATCGTATGTCAGCGCTTGTTTACATACAGcataaagaagaagaacaaaaatTCGTATGATACGAGAAAAGGAGTATGAATGTTCGAAGTGAGGTGAAATTCTAACTCACGGTCCATCCCACATTGCTATTACCGCCGATCTATGTAACACCTCCAACCTCACGATTGTATGTGCCGCAGTCGCACATCTGGCGAGACTGATTCCAGGAGGGAAAACTTCCAATTGCTGTAATGCCGGTGGCGGTAGGACTTTATCCGCTTTCTCATCAACCCCCCAAGCCTTGTGGGGTTTGTTAGTCGCAGTAGATCCGGTCGATACTCTCCTTCTGTCGACAGCACCATCTTCGGAGGGAGTTACGCTAGATCGCTGGAAGGTCGACGGAGGAGGTGTGGGGATGGGGGCGATAGATGCACCAGGGGTGATCTCGGGATAATGGATAGGTTCTTGTTGAGTAGGGGCATATAACTGTGCTGCTCCGCCAGGATGGGCGAACCACGGTGTAGGTAAGTTCTCGGGGTAAGTCTCGGGTGCCCACATATCCTCTATACCGTATTCGTACACTTCATTTGGGTCGAATGAATTTCCCCATTCATcctgctgctgttgatgttgtgGTTGGAAAGGTTGACCGTCGAAGGTAGCTGGATTATACATCGAATGATCGTATTGCGTAGCAGACGGATCGACATATCCATTGTAAGATTGATTGGCATCGTTATAGCTTGGCATTTGGATATCTCCACTTGGTATCGAAGGATCAAACTGTTGCTGATTTGAATATTGATATTCAGGTGTGACCATACCATTGTTCCCATCATCTGTAAATTCCGGAGCTTGAGGTAATCCACAAATCTTCTTACTGAACAGGGAAACTTCGGGGAAAGCTTGCCAtctatgaatatgaatgtgtAATACCGCCAATCCCAATCTAGCTTGAAGTTGTTGATTTCTAGctacctcctcttctgcaCCAGGTACTAAATCAATCACAGCGGTCTCTTCTGCTTTTTTGATCAAGTCCATGATCTGTTTATCGACATTATACATTTTCTGTctaatttcttcttcttgggtaCCATGAATTTGAATGTTATCACTTGGACTGAAAAGGCCACCTGCTGAAGATGTATCCTTCTCAATACCATCGGATCCTGATGTTGATGTCAATTGAGGAAAGTAGACGGAAATGACCAAGTTGAACACTCTGATGGTCGATTTCATAGTTTCCAAGAAGTTCGACCAAGAATGATCGATCGCCGAACATACAGGATAATCAACGTGTATCCTAGGATCATCCGGTCCTACTATCGGTTGAGTTCCCGATACAAGTGCTGCAGTGAGCTGCGATACAAATGTGGTCCACCATGTTCTTCTAGCCATatctttcctccaatcttcaccttcgaccgTCTTCCCATTCTCGTTGGGTCCGACCGGCACAGAGCTCGAAGAGTATTTGTCTAATTCGTTTAAACCCAATTGCATAGCTAATTGGATAGCCTGCGTGGAACGCTCTCTATTTCTAGTGACACTTCCTTGGGAAGACCATTCCCATAATGAGATTATAGCTGTTGCCTGAACACATTCTATGTTGAGTTGACCATTGGATACCATGGAATTTACCAATGCCATGGTCTGCTCGGCGAATGATACGGATGCAGCTTGTCGTAATCGTTTGGAacgagtggaagtgggattaGGGTCATTGGCATGAGGAGCAAGAACGAGGATGGTCTGAACGGCAAGAAGGAATGGCGAGTCGGGTAGAAGAGTAGGCAAGATCGTCTTGAGGAGGGATCGCGGTGGCATCACGGTGACAAAGGGGTGAACATCGGTGTAATAGCTCTCGAATCTGTTTTGATGAAAAGATTCAGTCACTTCGTCTTGGATTGATGGAAAAACAGGGATGACTTACACTTCTTCGCGACTTGAGAATCGTTTGACGATATTCGTCATATCCTCATTGGGATCGATCTGACCGTCTTCAGAGTCGCGTGAAGGTCCATGATCTAGACCTGGTGCCATCAAGAGCGTATCTAATTTCTTCAAGAACTCGGACAAGGCTGTAGGTGGAATAGCTATACAATCGTACGAGAGTGTCAATATACATTCCAGCAGGCAGAGTAGGAGATCAAGCTGTCCATTACTCACCTGGACGTCTCTTCCTCGCACCACCTCTTCGTGATTTAACAAAGACGCATTCCAAGTTCTTCTTTGCGCACTATGTTACCAAATATATGATAAACTCAGCTTAGTCAACTAGTTGCCACTACAACAACGAGGTTACTAGTAACTCACCTGCCCGCAAACGGGTTGTTTACCATCACATTTTGCTTTTTTGTTCCTGCAGCTCAAACAAGCCGCTTTGACAGGAGCTGATTTctgtccatgtccatgacCTGTTGTTGAGGTATTATTCCATTTACCTATACCCGatgctgatcctgatcctgatgattgagtgatttgagatGAATCAGGTGATACTGATGATTCACCCGACATCATCGTTTGTTGGTGGTCTGGTGGTTGCGAATAAGAATAAGGATGGTAGGACATTGTCATTGGATTTTTTCTTATGTGGTatggttgaggatgatttAAATGAGTGATGACTAAGGAATGTTGTTGACCTGTTTATGATTTTGTTTTACGTCTTGAGCTCTTCTTGGTCGGTCGGTCCGTTGTTCGGTGGACAAGCTCAATCTCAGACGAAGATATTGATGTTGGTCGTGGGACAGACAGCGAGGCGATGCGATGATTTTAATCTTGAGCATGAAAAGTGATACGATCTACCAGTCTGAGTCTACCGGttttccattttcattttcatgGTACAGTAGTCAACGTAGTTACACTCGTAGGATTGACAGAATAACGTAAAGAGACTAAGAGCGACAACATTACCTAATTCAGTTCGTATATGTCTCATCATAGACACATGAAAAAAAAACATCCGATTCCGATCAAAACCGGACTAGGACTAGGACTGCATCTGGCCATGGGTAAACTCACATAACCCACCTCCACATGGTAGCACGTGCAAGGCCAAGCCAAAAGGGACAACTGCCACATCCATATATCCCCGTACCAGGGATTCCGGCGTTATGACCATGTGGAAGAAAAAGACGAAACTGCCACTTTACACTTTACTTGACACCAATTTTGCGTTGTGGGTGGTGCTGTGTAGCAGCAGGATTGGGTcaatctttcatcatcatccaatatAGGTTtatggatcttcttctttcttcagcCATCAAGTCGTAAAAGAGCTAAGCTAATCACAATGGTGAGTCTGACGTCCTATGTCCCCCTTGATTCGCCCACATCAATATCACATGcggaaggaagaaggatatgggATTACTGGGCCatagaaggaagaaagatttgGAGTACggttgaatgatcatcagGTGGACGTTTTAGAATCTGGATATAAATGGTAGAACAACAGGAGCTATGGCAAGATAcaaagatgcagaagatgatggtggcgAAGAGTAATCAGCAGAACGAGAAAGAGTGGATATAGGATATTCTCATGTTTAGTAGAACCGTAGAAGAAATGATGGGTCAAAGCTGGATAGAATCGATGGTGTGGAATCCGATTTGGACCATCAAGTTCTCCCTAATCTACTACCAACAAAGTGCTCcctctcatcaacatcagctcaacctCACCGTAACGTCTACTATATCGCCGTTCAATCGATGTTAGAATAGAAAAGAACAGAAAcccatatccttcttccttttgcGTCCCTCCTACCGTTTACTCCAATCCTCTTGACCGAAACTGACATCTTGTATCCTTTTCACTTACTTAGCCTTCCCAAAaaaccttcatcatcaagcaAAAGCTCGCCAAGAAGGCTCGACAAAACCGACCTATCCCCCAATGGTTCCGTCTCAAGACTGACAGTGAGTTTTGCGTTCTAATTCGTACGCCCAGGAATAaatagctgattttgttACTCTTTTCGTTTTTTTTAATTAGACACCATCCAAGTTAGTTGAATTTTTCCCATTGgcaatccatccatcttaccCATCTTCAATTTGACCTCTTGAATTTGATCTCGAttatcagatcagatcaatatcatcatttacATGGAATGAAAGC
The nucleotide sequence above comes from Kwoniella europaea PYCC6329 chromosome 1, complete sequence. Encoded proteins:
- a CDS encoding 60S ribosomal protein, with protein sequence MMGQSWIESMVWNPIWTIKFSLIYYQQSAPSHQHQLNLTPSQKTFIIKQKLAKKARQNRPIPQWFRLKTDNTIQYNAKRRHWRRTKLNL